The following proteins are co-located in the Apium graveolens cultivar Ventura chromosome 5, ASM990537v1, whole genome shotgun sequence genome:
- the LOC141660423 gene encoding RING-H2 finger protein ATL52-like, giving the protein MADSPSSPLKGNLPVLYYGVIVVGTVAVVLAIYNLIIIRWCASHRRRLRDINQQLDSRRRMSSSSSSMRGLNSFNLGESFKYKKGDDDSIQLGYGINECPVCLCFFEQDEQVRELPRCKHSFHAPCIEMWLYSHLDCPLCRALVQFPVSPRNSITNPTMEHSTESPRNSITDPTLEHSPEVLIDPRLHI; this is encoded by the coding sequence ATGGCCGATTCACCATCATCTCCACTAAAAGGCAACTTGCCAGTCTTATATTACGGCGTCATAGTAGTAGGAACTGTGGCTGTTGTCCTAGCAATATACAACCTTATTATCATTAGATGGTGTGCTAGTCATCGCAGACGTTTACGAGATATAAATCAACAGCTTGACTCCAGAAGAAGAatgtcatcatcatcatccagtATGAGGGGTTTAAATAGCTTTAATTTGGGAGAAAGCTTCAAGTACAAGAAAGGAGATGATGACTCAATACAATTAGGGTACGGTATTAACGAGTGTCCGGTTTGCTTGTGTTTTTTTGAACAAGATGAACAAGTAAGAGAGTTGCCAAGATGTAAGCATTCTTTTCATGCACCTTGCATAGAGATGTGGTTATATTCTCACTTAGATTGTCCTCTTTGTCGAGCTCTCGTCCAATTTCCGGTCTCTCCTCGGAACTCGATCACAAATCCGACAATGGAGCATTCCACGGAGTCTCCTCGGAACTCGATCACAGATCCGACGCTGGAGCATTCCCCGGAAGTGTTGATAGATCCAAGACTACATATATGA
- the LOC141724555 gene encoding vacuolar protein sorting-associated protein 2 homolog 1-like produces MSFLFGKRKTPAELLRENKRMMDKSIREIERERQGLQNQEKKLIVEIKKSAKQGQMGAVKVMAKDLIRTRHQIEKFYKLKSQLQGVSLRIQTLKSTQAMGEAMKGVTKAMGQMNRQMNLPSLQKIMQEFERQNEKMEMTSEIMGDTIDDALEGDEEEEETEELVNQVLDEIGIDINNELMNAPSGSVAAPAAQNKVAAQAEGAGADDGVIDSDLQARLDNLRKM; encoded by the exons ATGAGTTTTCTTTTCGGCAAGCGAAAGACTCCTGCAG AGCTCCTGCGGGAGAACAAGAGAATGATGGACAAGTCGATAAGGGAGATTGAAAGGGAGAGACAGGGTTTGCAGAATCAAGAGAAGAAACTTATTGTAGAGATTAAGAAAAGTGCAAAGCAAGGCCAGATG GGAGCAGTGAAGGTGATGGCTAAAGACCTTATTAGAACAAGACACCAGATTGAAAAGTTTTATAAGTTAAAATCTCAACTCCAGGGTGTATCACTCAGGATTCAG ACATTGAAATCAACACAAGCAATGGGAGAGGCAATGAAAGGTGTAACAAAGGCTATGGGCCAGATGAATAGGCAGATGAACTTGCCATCTCTGCAGAAGATAATGCAAGAGTTCGAGAGGCAGAATGAAAAAATGGAAATGACGAGTGAGATCATGGGAGATACCATTGATGATGCTTTGGAAGGTGATGAGGAAGAGGAAGAGACAGAAGAACTAGTCAACCAGGTCCTTGATGAGATTGGCATCGATATCAACAATGAG CTCATGAATGCGCCATCGGGATCTGTAGCTGCTCCAGCTGCACAGAACAAGGTTGCTGCACAAGCTGAAGGGGCAGGAGCAGATGATGGAGTGATAGACAGCGATTTACAGGCTAGGTTAGACAACTTAAGGAAAATGTGA